From the Geotrypetes seraphini chromosome 8, aGeoSer1.1, whole genome shotgun sequence genome, the window GGGAATTCCTTTGAGCtatttgcagagctgctgccacagTCTTTTCAAGGAGCACCAGGATGAACTGAAAGAACATCTTAAGATCCAAAAGGAGCTGCAAGCTGAGCTGGAGCCCCTCGCACAGGAAGAACACTTTGAGGGGAAGTGGCTCAGCGAGCTTCGAAAAAGGATATGGAATCTTGTGGAGAATCCCTACTCTTCAGTCTCTGCAAAAGTCATTTCCATCCTCTCCAGCATCTTTGTCCTGGTTTCCATTGTGGCCATGTGCCTCAGCACAGTGAAGGAGCTGCAGCAGCTCCATATCCATGGAAAGTCCTGCATGGAGCAGGTGGAAGTTTTCTGCATAGGGTTCTTCACCATGGAGTACCTGGTGCGGATGCTTTCCACAGCAGACATAAAGAAGTTCCTGACCACAGCCCTAAATGTTGTGGACTTGGTGGCAATCCTCCCATTTTACATCCAGATTCTCTTTGAGCAACTTCCGGAAGAGGTAGAACTGCATGTCCACCATGATGACATCAAGAAAATGGAGAGGGTAGGGCAGCTGGGAAACGTACTGAAAATCGTCCGGCTCATGCATATTTTCCGGATTTTGAAGCTTGCCCGGCACTCCACAGGACTGAGGGCTTTCGGGTTCACCCTACGGCACTGCTACCAGCAAGTTTGCTGCCTCATCCTCTTCATCACCATAAGCATCTTCACCTTCTCATCTCTTATGCATTCAGTGGAGCACGATCATCCTGGCACCAACTTCACCAGCATCCCTGAGACCTGGTGGTGGGCAACGGTCAGTCTAATCCAATTTCATTATCCCTGATCATAATTTTTCAGTCTTTAGAGGATTACCAAGGATGATAACAACAATGTTGTGCTTATTAAACTCTGCCTCCAATACACAGCTGATGGCAgtaaaggggaaattctataaatggtgccctaccggcgcctaagttaattaagaaacaccatttaaaatggcaaaaatgtTGAAGTTAAAGTTCCTACTGGAgcctaaaaaatcagtgctgggatcctgcctccataggtgctttggctgcctaacgccactgtgggcagaagtggcattaggcagcctaaagcgcctactaTGGCgcaattcatgacaaagataggtgccaaaaatagaggcctggaaaacccaggcctacatttccggcacctatctttctcGGAGACACAATTCTGTATTCGGCTCTatcacgtgattgacacgcaatcggcAGCTGAAAGTCCAGGCCTATGCATTTTGCTGTCTGCTGCCGGTGTTACCCCCATATATTCAGTGTTGGGCCCTGTCTGGGCTTTGGCACTGaatagccatttttttttttttttgagcaggcTGACATATAGCCGTTTAAGTCAATATTCAATCCTTGACTGCATAAGCCAAACCacttaaagataggactgctatttatgctgCCCGATTTAAGCAGCTTACTTATGTGGTGAGGGGGTTGAATAGAAGCACTTAACCCAATTCTGCTCCTGAAACACCCACAAGTTAACCGCTTTTGAATTTGATGCTAACCGGTCATTTTAAGCAAAGATAATTGgttaaggaccccttttacaaagctgagtcCCAGTGTGGCAAATCCAACgcaacccataggaattgaatgggctgtgttgcatttgctgcaTGGAAATtgctaccacagttttgtaaaaggggccctaagtagcCACAAACAAACGATTTAACAGGTCGGCAGCATTTCTTGCTGGTTAAATgattttgaatattggccagtgtAGGTGTATTTAATTAAGCTAAATTATCTTGAATTTTCAAAATGCTGTACATTTGATAGAGTATTCCATGTTTTCACAAAATAGTTTTTTTAGTACCATTTGCAAGTCGATGAAAATGTATATGAGGTATCGGCACTAGCTCTTCATAATTAACTGTATGGATTTCAGTTGTTtaaggcaagtttcaagtttatttaaaatttcttatgccACCCAATCatccttctaggcggtgtacaaattcataaaaacatagaacaaactttattaaaatacaagtttaagctgaCATTACATTACCAAACTGTAACTTTTAATAACTTTTGAAGACATTTAAagacaaagacaaacaggaacaaaaggtaaaaggcaagaaatacaatagtcaaagtaaaagagaacaattaaggaagaaacaataggaggggctgctataAATAACGTTGAACTCAATAGTATTTGCACTCaattgtccttaaaaggacagttaggtctcaaAGGTATCAAGGAAGAaaaaatgtctttagcttcgtcttaaagttattaagaattgattcttcgcGTAAGTaatttggaatactattccaaagagagggggcagtgacagagaagatagtagacctcgttgtacagtaaaaccttggattgcaagtaacttggtttgcaagacaagcaaaacatttgtttaaattttaacttgatatacaagcaatgtctcgcaatacaagtacattcagtatacacacatcacaacttagccgatgattcttctctctctgacactgcaagagtgtagtgactgttctaaatgagcgaggtattgcaatacaagtatgtatagtattttgtattaaaatttttgggttgtggaacgaatcgtctgagtttccattatttcctatgggaaaatttgctttgatatacgagtgctttggattacaagcattcttctggaacgaattatgctcgcaaaccaaggctttactgtatatataaactTCAGTGACGGAATAGAGAAAAGGTTATTAGCTGTCGATCTTAGGGTCTTAGAAAGATTATAAggggtaagaagattattaataaattcaggttgattgttttggctggtcttaaatgttaacagaagaattttgtaagtgattctgtgttccactggcaaccagtgggcttcttgcaaaagggggggggggggtaacatggtcggatttctttgcattgaatataaTCTTTACGGCGGTGTTCTGTATTatctggagtcttcttatttcttttttggttATGCCTTTATAGAGAGCATTAAATTATGCCTTTACAGAGGGCATTAAATTAATGGTCAAGATGACTTATAGCAATATCTGTATTCAGGTTCAATAATTCCTAATTGAGGCCTTCTTGTGCAATTGGTAAGTTGCTTGCTTTCTTGCCCATGACTTCTGTTCAAATTCCACGCTCGTGTTACCATCAGATAGCCAGCATCTGGCCAACTCAGCTATCCATTCACTGGTGGATAaagatagcttggggaaaatccactgcttattcctaaaataggCAGCATAAAtactgtttttctccttgggatcttgccaggtgcttgtgacctggattgaccacttttggatacaggatactgggcttgatggacctttggtttatccctgtatgacaattcttatgttcttaagtcaatgGCAAGCCACCCTGCTAATAGGCTACCAAGTTCCAGGCCCATGAATGAAACTCTTCTGGACAAAGGTTTTGTATGAGATAGGATTTGTTTGTTGAAGGCATACTGACAGCTGGGCAAGTTCACTGCAGGCAggaaaatattacattacattctgaAACCTTAGTGTGGGGCTGGGGGAAAGGATCAGCGTCTGTTTATAGAAACACAATTTAGTGTACATAAGTAATGGGTGCATTTTATGGTGGCAAGACAAATGCCTCATCCTGACAGTAAAAGGGGTCAGTTGAATTGGCCCTATGTGATCAGTGGATCTTTTGGTTGATGGGTTGGAAGATGGAAAAAGAGTACTAGATTTATTACTAGGTTTAGCCTATAGAGAGCTGGAATTAAAAAGAAGCtaggaaagagggaaattgaggagaGTGGTTTTCCTCAGTGCTAAACAAAACTACAGTTACAGGTCTTAGGCAACAGAGGGCTTAGATCCTAAAGGAGCTAGAGGGGTCCTTAGTGCTGGAAAGACTGCAGTTACAGGTCTTGGCCAAAACAGGGCTGAGGTTATAAAGGAGTTAATATAgagcagagcttcccaaactgtaGGTTAGGACCCCAAATAGGGTCATAAAACTTGCTTATGGAGCCCTAAGTTAATTACCCTCTAAGAGTTTTGGGATTGTTATTTCTGGAAGATATGAGGCAGTTTTTCAATGGCTGCAATTTCTGCAACCTGTGTGAACCAATTTGTCAGAAACAGGgatgtcttctaaaaagaggatgcatgaaaacaacaacgaaggagaccaTCTGGTCTTCATTGTTGTTTTCATGCCCCTCACttttgtgaaggcagtttctcctgtttgtcttttgttctaaaaagaggacaccaTAAACCTAGCAGGATGAACAGATACATTTTGACATACAAATACAATGATGGGGAACCAAGGAAGTCAACTCTTCTCATTTTCTGCTTTCAGGTCAGCATCTCTACAGTGGGCTATGGTGACAGTGTGCCAGAAACATTGCTGGGGCGGATTGTGGCATTCCTCTGTATCTCCTTTGGTATCATCCTGAACGGGATGCCCATTTCCATCCTATACAACAGATTCTCTGATTTCTATACCAAGCTAAAAGCGCATGAAACTCCCAGAGCCAAGAAACCTGAGACAGCAGTTCAGTTCCAGAAACGTGTGCTCAGAAGGCTGGAAGAATGCTGGACAGGAAACTCTAGCCTAAGGCAGTGAAAGAGGCCAAGGAACCCTGGGGCAGTAGAGGGGAATATAACAATTAGGCAAGCAGAGTTTTCTGTGCAGAAACGAGGGCTGCTGTATAGGATAGCATGTTGATTAGATGGTGATAGGTGCAGCATTATTATGGGATCTCATTGAGATGTTTGAACCAATGTGTCAGAAATGGGgatgtcttctaaaaagaggaccccATAAACCTAGCGGGATGAACAGATACATTTTGACATACAATGATGGGGAaccaatggagttcctttcattatTCAATTGTTAACATTGTAAACCAcgtaggtcagtaaaatgcgggaggggtatatcaaatcttaataaacatgtTTGTAGTTACTGCAAAGATGACAGTTCTTGAGGGAATGATGAGTGCAGTACTGCCCTAAGATTTTATGTCACTTCACATAGCAACTCTCAAAACCTCTTCTTGGTTATATTATATAttcctttttaaaatcttttatgtATGGTTACTTCATTTGGGCTTCTAGTTCAATCAGAACTGGCCTCTATTGGACCTATATCGCCCTGGAGGTTTTCTCATTTTTACTTTCTTTCATTAACCCCACCTCTGGGAAAGCAGTAGGTGGCGCCATTGCACAATACATGAGATATCTTCCTGGGGATTTACTTGTGAATGCAGTCTAGAGTTCCAGACAGCCTGAAGACTTGAATCCAGATTGACTAGGAATCAACCCCTGGATCTTTTTTGTGCTAATGAGCAGGCTATTTAAACCCTGATATCCAAAGCATATTTTTCCCATGGTCAGATGGAGGGCTTAGGAAACATGTTATCACCACCATGCCCATCCATATCACTGACAAGTCAAAGCCACACCACAGTAATGAGATCTTTCTTCAAAGCTGTCCCTACCCCTCTCAGACCCCACCCCTGCCAAGTACCTTCTctgtccctttctccttcaagctTCCTATTAGAGAATCAAAAAAACACCCACTTCTCAGGCGGTACCTTTGAGATACGCCGTGATGGATGTTGTACAAGGAAGTGTTTCTGAGTAAGTGGAGAATTCATGCAGCATATGTTTCCTCTATTTGCTGCTTGCTTTTTTCTCTCCTCTACATCCACAGAATCATGAGCTCATACTAATGGCTGCTGTTTTGTAAATGCACTGTGGCGTCAAGCACCACCATGCTCTGGGCAGCCTCGCTGCCCCTTTCTGGTGCTCGGGGCTTTGCGACCCTCCAGAAACAATCCCTGGCAGTTCCGTTCTGGCCCTCCAGGGTGATCGTTGCACTAGGCTAGAATGCTGCCTTcctgcaaaggaaaaaaaaaggctggACTCTgagtccaaaacccggacaaactgctgggttttagaaGAAACATCCGGACATCCAAGTtgtcctctaaaaataggacatgtccaggtaaatctggataTAAGGTAATGTATTTACTGGTTGCCAAGGTAACCAGGGTGTAAACATTTTAGATGCTGCAGTTGCTGAAGAGAGTCAGTTGTGATGAGAGTCAGTTGGAAGGAAGCTATGATTTGGGCTTCTGGGTGGGAAAGTCGGGGactgtttttgttaaattttatttcttgggctAGATATTTATTCAGTTATGTTGAAGCAACCCTCACATAGACATTTTGAAAATGCCAGGATACTTTGAATTGCATATTGCTAGGGAAGTagatttgttttattaatttggtaTAGATAGACTAGTAGGTGAGCTGCTGAGATCAATGCTGGAGGTTACTGACCATAGTGACCAGAAAGCAAAGACAAAGGCACCCAACTTTCAAGAAAGCTCTGGGAAGAGGAGACAGCTGAAAAAAAGGTCAAATTCGGAAGAGATGTTATGATCGGCAAGTGAAAGAGACCTTACTGAAGAAGGGAGATATTTATAGGTTGTCACAAAATCCAAGATTTCTGGGAGAATAAGGTATATGTGGTTGATCAAGTAAATGACCCAGATGAAAGTAATCTTAAAGTTATACCTGAAGAAGGTGGTCTTATAAAAACAGTTTTCCGAGATTGATACAGTTTTACAGAGATTGATGCAGAAACTGATGTTGATGGAGACAatagtgcagtgttctccccagggcctttcagccgggtgctctgcccagctaatttagatgagcgacTGGCTGTAATttcgatcgcaatcctgctgctgctgccgccttctgctcaacatttaaaaaaaaaaccttctcaccggcttggagatttaccgggctgactcggcacagcctgaatcgcaggagcctttttttttttttttagtttttaatgccagcaagcgacttgaacccatgctccggggctctaacgtgcatgccgcttccctccgaaactggaagtcacgtcccgagggtggaagtcggcatgcacacgccccggagcatgggttcgctataggagacaggtcagcttacaacttgctcttgcttgcttcgggctttcctcgctgccgggtactgcctactttctgtttccgtgaaggcaggatccggcaacgaggaaggcccgaagcaagcaagagcagcgagttgtaagcttctttccgttgctgacttatggaagataggtcagcaatggaaggaagcttacaacttgccttagtccagccccgcacaacatgcggcccaaaatggatctcactgccgatatggctctcactccgctctcctttgaagatcagctcaggaggcaagatttagcccgagatcagatgaacattaaagggcatttgaaggcatctgagcagattgaggagaacatgtcctgtttttccatgcctaaaaataccaccttgtctaatgtaatctctgatcagatccttaagagtgatgcaactatgtatgctggacagtctcttccagtaaacagagctttaaagcctgcagccatacagaaccagatggtcaaagggctccgaagtgtagtattgccaagggatctgtctcacaagtttctgctgttggcagatgtaaacacagtgcaagaaatagagacttgtggcattctgtgtggaaagctgatgcataatgaatttactattacccatgtaatagtgccaaagcagtctgctggaccagtctacagtacagtgatatggagaatgtggaagaattattcagtgttcaagatcaacatgatctcctcacagaagagacggagagaaagagagaggcctggaccaaaggggaaagacaggaggcagatactggagaggggggagagaagggaaggagatagagatgtcagaccatggggtggagtgggaaggaaggaatgaaaggagaagagagagatgccagagcataggggaggggtggagacaaaaaaatggagaggggttaaagctgaaataaatcatgtacaaaggagagaaagggcacaggatatagagtttattgaagggacatagaaagagggaaaataccatatggaacagggagagggcagacactggatggaaaaagcagaaagggtggacagtggatgcaaggggcagagataaggtggacagtagatggaaggggtagagagaaggtagaggctgggtggaaggggcaaagagagaaaggacagatgttgcatggaagggagcgaggacaaatgctgaatagaaagaagagagtgaagagaagatgactaaagccgaaacgacaaaaggtagaaaaaaaatatttttgttgctttatgtagaatcaagcagtattgtaactgtattgattaaaatttatcaataggaaatggaaatgcaattttgggggggaataaacccctttcctcaggtcaggacaggataccataacagctgtatactgtactgtcttgaagaaagatttggcctctgaaagctaattgaaaaatggattagtccaataaaattgtattttcatatttctcattattttatttctatttgttaatttgtaaagtggtgactgttatgtagaagttttttttcaaatttacatctactgtctttatattttgcacagtattaggggacatgtgtcactgtttctgtcgtgttgcattgtatgcagagtctggtttcttggttcagtttaacttttgtctacatatttctatttttagtttgtgattattccatattgggcgagggtgtatctgtctgtgtgtataaaagggacatggctttctgttagcaatgactgtacagaatcaattgactgtgtagaatctggtttgtttagttttacaatgcgtgtgttggtgttctagtgctcactgcagtgtttaagatgctgccttttcctagatgcacttgtgtgactcatggattattactaaaaatatctttttttatatagaggaggggattGTTAAAAatatgattagcactggctgtcatatatactaggtacaccactggatttaatgaccctattctaactttactttgacgtaggtgttgtcccccccaacacacagacaaacacattataaagaattaaattaaagttgtattatcatcaagcatctttcaaatgacattataagcaaataaaaataaaatatttttaatacattgctaattattacctgcatctttacctatactgttttgccctagctcttactttgcactatagcaaaataaaaaagaagcagataacgatcaatcacacaggtgcccttcaaggccctctccataaattatgtggaagaggtctggaagtggggatagcatctatttcatatcctcagtaagacctcaggaaggaacctagtgatcaaaacattattacaggtgttgtacagccatttcttgtatgactggatgagctatatttatcttttttttttagttgtttaaattcatgcagaaataaatggttagattgaacctaatgacttcattaacgtatttcccttttttaaacctctatactatttgaaagagggtgaatatctaattattcacttctagaattggatacttcttaaatttagtaaaaatattctggcacaagtgtcaaaccttaaaaaaggaagtcatatcgagcattggaaaataataataattaactaataaaaatagtatacatttaattttccccactaccaaatttccccgccccgccccacccagctactttttcatgccacccggctggaaaaaatttctggggagaacactgtagtgTGTTATATTTATTATTAGGTGAGCCTGGTACCCATATTGAACATGACATTGCTATTCCAGTAGCTGAGACAGTAGAAATTGACATGGACAATGAAATAGCGGGAGAAGCAACTGTTTGCTCTCCTAGGAGTAATTACTCTAGGGAAAATAGAAGGTGTCTTCCAAAATACCTGACAGAAAACTATTATTTGTATTAGTTCAGGGAGTGGTATGCTTGGTCTGTGAGGAAATGATGTGAGTGTTTAATTGAAGATAGTACTAGATTTAATTGTGTATAGTGTTTATCAGCTACGGTGGTATGCTTAGGAATGTCGGGATGCCATTTGTGTCAGCCGGGAGAAGTGTAAAGGGGGTGATAAAGTTATTCTATGCACTTTCATTGCATTTGCTGGTTGCCCTGGTAACCAGGGTGTAAACATTCTAGATGCTGCAGTTGCTGATGAGAGTCATTTGGGAGGAAGCTATGATTTGGGCTTCTGGGTGGGAAAGTCGGGGactgtttttgttaaattttatttcttgggctAGCTATTTATTCAGTTATGTTGAAGCAACCCTCACATACACGTTTTTGAAAATGCCAGGATACTTTGAATTACATATTGTTAGGGAAGTagatttgttttattaatttggtaTAGCTAGGCTAATAGGTGCGCTGCTGGAGGTTCCTGACCATGGTGACCAGAAAGCAAAGACAAAGTCGCCCAACTTTCAAGAAAGCtctgggaattttttaaaaaagtgtgcaCACTGACCCAGGTCACAGATTCTTTTAAAAATAATCTGGGTTTGAAGAAACTGAGAGAGAATAATTTCTGACTTGTTGTTTGAAATCAGTTAGTATTCTAATCTAATATGTAAAAATGAGTTTCTGTTATAGAAATGCAATCTTTTTAAATAGAAtttgttttgtatgatttttttgtgtgtttgtattttgaaattttaacaactagtaaaaataaatatatttttcttgtgcAAAACGCTAGCTGGTGAAAATTTAACTGGGAAACCCTAAAACTCATgacaaaaattaattttaaatgcaCCAACTGTAGTACCATCTTTCACCACCAGGGGGTTGACAGTAACCCTATGTGAGTATTGTCTATCAGGGGTGTCCTGACTGAAAATGGTGAATCCTGATTACTGGCCTTGCAGTCTGTACTGCTTCCAGCAGAGGGAGCTACAAGATAGCCTCTGTTTAATTTGGTAGATGGCAAGGCAGATTAGTCAATGTCCCTATGATACTGAGATTGGCCACGTACAGTGTACGGTGCGGGCCCTTGAGCACCTGTGCATGCTGGAAGGCCTTAACCACGTGTAGTTGCTTAACCTATCCgtaaggaatcatatgctgtttTCACAGGAACAAAAATTATGTGAACTAAAAAAAACAGAACTTATGCTGGGATCAAGTGCTATGCGCTTTCTTTTGTAACCTCCCAGGAATTTCTCCCCTCCTATTTATATC encodes:
- the LOC117365478 gene encoding potassium voltage-gated channel subfamily V member 2-like, producing the protein MRALARRRLSLSANLKIGERVRTVEEHSFLFAQASSVKPWRSMQNLNERPQQKHGAPPASSSDSYCFLNINVGGTVFQLDIYMPARYPLTRIGRLAACMDPVKKLDLCDDFSVESNEYFFDRDPIIFHYIVHFYCTGVLWIMDELCPTSFIEEIEYWGIPLSYLQSCCHSLFKEHQDELKEHLKIQKELQAELEPLAQEEHFEGKWLSELRKRIWNLVENPYSSVSAKVISILSSIFVLVSIVAMCLSTVKELQQLHIHGKSCMEQVEVFCIGFFTMEYLVRMLSTADIKKFLTTALNVVDLVAILPFYIQILFEQLPEEVELHVHHDDIKKMERVGQLGNVLKIVRLMHIFRILKLARHSTGLRAFGFTLRHCYQQVCCLILFITISIFTFSSLMHSVEHDHPGTNFTSIPETWWWATVSISTVGYGDSVPETLLGRIVAFLCISFGIILNGMPISILYNRFSDFYTKLKAHETPRAKKPETAVQFQKRVLRRLEECWTGNSSLRQ